In Crassostrea angulata isolate pt1a10 chromosome 4, ASM2561291v2, whole genome shotgun sequence, one genomic interval encodes:
- the LOC128179861 gene encoding D-beta-hydroxybutyrate dehydrogenase-like isoform X1: MSVAGKTALITGSTSGIGRSTAKLLAAKGCSVLVTGSRSPEDAQEALKDIQSTAVGKVQYVQSDLRDVTHVLELCRQADQLFPEGIDILVNNAGIQHVAPVDEMPLEKWNDLIQVNLTTPFILSKHVVPAMKMKGWGRIVNVSSVQAIMAHYNKAPYISSKTGLVGLTRAVAMDTAAFGITCNALCPAWTDTPLVAPQVKLHADKTNMSIEEAKKDLFTNATPTRKINDPSQIAGMILFLCSPDADNMTGTSIPMDGGMTVQ, encoded by the exons ATGTCGGTTGCTGGTAAGACAGCCCTGATAACGGGATCAACAAGTGGGATAGGACGGTCCACGGCTAAACTCCTTGCAGCCAAGGGTTGTTCGGTCTTGGTGACGGGTTCAAGGTCACCTGAAGATGCACAGGAAGCCCTGAAGGATATCCAAAGCAC GGCTGTTGGCAAGGTTCAATACGTACAAAGCGACCTCCGAGATGTTACTCATGTGCTAGAACTGTGCAGACAAGCAGACCAATTATTTCCGGAGGGAATAGATATCCTTGTTAACAATGCTG GTATACAACATGTAGCACCGGTTGATGAAATGCCACTAGAAAAGTGGAACGATCTCATCCAGGTCAATCTAACCACACCGTTCATTTTGAGCAAACACGTGGTACCCGCAATGAAAATGAAAG GTTGGGGACGAATAGTAAACGTGTCTTCAGTGCAGGCAATAATGGCTCACTACAACAAGGCGCCTTACATTTCCTCGAAGACAGGGTTGGTTGGACTCACAAGG gcTGTTGCTATGGATACAGCGGCTTTTGGGATCACGTGCAATGCGTTGTGTCCAGCGTGGACCGACACACCTC TTGTAGCACCCCAGGTCAAATTGCATGCCGACAAGACCAATATGTCTATAGAAGAAGCCAAG AAAGACCTGTTTACAAATGCTACACCCACACGAAAAATAAATGATCCATCACAA attgCTGGAATGATCCTGTTCCTGTGTTCCCCGGATGCAGATAACATGACCGGGACATCTATTCCAATGGACGGTGGCATGACTGTTCAGTAG
- the LOC128179861 gene encoding D-beta-hydroxybutyrate dehydrogenase-like isoform X2: MSVAGKTALITGSTSGIGRSTAKLLAAKGCSVLVTGSRSPEDAQEALKDIQSTAVGKVQYVQSDLRDVTHVLELCRQADQLFPEGIDILVNNAGIQHVAPVDEMPLEKWNDLIQVNLTTPFILSKHVVPAMKMKGWGRIVNVSSVQAIMAHYNKAPYISSKTGLVGLTRAVAMDTAAFGITCNALCPAWTDTPPPQVKLHADKTNMSIEEAKKDLFTNATPTRKINDPSQIAGMILFLCSPDADNMTGTSIPMDGGMTVQ; encoded by the exons ATGTCGGTTGCTGGTAAGACAGCCCTGATAACGGGATCAACAAGTGGGATAGGACGGTCCACGGCTAAACTCCTTGCAGCCAAGGGTTGTTCGGTCTTGGTGACGGGTTCAAGGTCACCTGAAGATGCACAGGAAGCCCTGAAGGATATCCAAAGCAC GGCTGTTGGCAAGGTTCAATACGTACAAAGCGACCTCCGAGATGTTACTCATGTGCTAGAACTGTGCAGACAAGCAGACCAATTATTTCCGGAGGGAATAGATATCCTTGTTAACAATGCTG GTATACAACATGTAGCACCGGTTGATGAAATGCCACTAGAAAAGTGGAACGATCTCATCCAGGTCAATCTAACCACACCGTTCATTTTGAGCAAACACGTGGTACCCGCAATGAAAATGAAAG GTTGGGGACGAATAGTAAACGTGTCTTCAGTGCAGGCAATAATGGCTCACTACAACAAGGCGCCTTACATTTCCTCGAAGACAGGGTTGGTTGGACTCACAAGG gcTGTTGCTATGGATACAGCGGCTTTTGGGATCACGTGCAATGCGTTGTGTCCAGCGTGGACCGACACACCTC CACCCCAGGTCAAATTGCATGCCGACAAGACCAATATGTCTATAGAAGAAGCCAAG AAAGACCTGTTTACAAATGCTACACCCACACGAAAAATAAATGATCCATCACAA attgCTGGAATGATCCTGTTCCTGTGTTCCCCGGATGCAGATAACATGACCGGGACATCTATTCCAATGGACGGTGGCATGACTGTTCAGTAG
- the LOC128181527 gene encoding G-protein coupled receptor 83-like: MSFLQFQMDDIENLLYSLDNDTLHDVFSDDFENTSNFEYFDSNPTTQILLISMFGPLAMLTFVCNIIVCYVVGKNKKMQTVTNVFIVNMSVSDLILVSLNVSLNIARHLAREWTLGDFCCHMLNFSLMLSVYVSTFTLTAIALDRHQVLLYPLQPRITKRISYVIIFAIWFVSILLALPYGVFTKVAVIDFLLAKLKRCTTVFPHPAHQWEQALTITTTVLQFFLPVGVIAIAYSRVIQKLWLRTHLGVVTETQRRIEIQKKRKTIKLLVAVMLVFTVCWAPINFYHLLTDLHPNRVTFRYNGTAFFVCHWIAVSSSCINPILYCWMNQSFRSEIKKHVTCLRCALTKRSNCSHDVEEPFTKETNSRNRQDRRSVSNPLISTSSSDSRRSEREIPKKCKFTCRCTYKLSNI; this comes from the coding sequence ATGTCTTTTTTACAATTCCAAATGGATGACATAGAAAACTTACTTTATTCCTTGGACAATGATACATTACATGACGTTTTCTCGgatgattttgaaaatacatCAAACTTTGAGTATTTCGATAGCAACCCAACGACCCAGATTCTTCTAATTTCAATGTTTGGTCCTCTGGCCATGCTTACATTTGTCTGCAACATCATTGTTTGCTACGTCGTGGGCAAAAACAAGAAAATGCAGACGGTGACAAATGTCTTCATTGTGAACATGTCCGTGTCGGATTTAATTCTAGTGTCTCTGAATGTCTCGCTTAATATCGCGAGACATCTAGCGCGTGAATGGACCCTGGGAGACTTCTGTTGTCACATGTTGAACTTCTCATTGATGCTGTCAGTTTACGTTTCGACCTTCACTTTGACCGCCATAGCTCTAGACAGGCATCAGGTGCTTCTCTATCCTCTACAGCCTAGAATCACCAAACGCATAAGTTACGTAATCATTTTTGCTATTTGGTTCGTGTCAATCCTCTTAGCATTACCGTATGGGGTTTTCACCAAAGTGGCAGTGATTGATTTCCTGTTGGCCAAGCTTAAGCGATGTACGACCGTGTTTCCTCATCCTGCTCATCAGTGGGAGCAGGCGCTGACCATTACCACAACGGTCCTACAGTTTTTCTTGCCTGTGGGGGTTATTGCTATAGCCTATTCAAGGGTGATACAGAAACTCTGGCTGCGAACGCACCTGGGGGTGGTGACAGAAACACAGAGAAgaatagaaattcaaaagaaaagaaaaacaatcaaGTTATTGGTTGCTGTCATGTTAGTCTTCACAGTATGCTGGGCGCCGATCAATTTCTATCATCTCTTGACGGACCTTCATCCGAACAGAGTTACCTTCCGTTACAACGGTACAGCTTTTTTTGTTTGCCATTGGATTGCCGTCTCCAGTTCCTGTATAAATCCTATTCTTTATTGTTGGATGAACCAGTCCTTCCGTTCTGAGATTAAAAAGCACGTGACTTGTTTAAGGTGTGCGTTAACGAAACGTAGCAATTGCTCACATGACGTTGAAGAACCTTTCACGAAAGAAACCAATTCTCGTAACCGACAAGACCGCAGGTCGGTCTCGAACCCTCTGATATCCACTTCCTCTTCCGATTCAAGGCGATCAGAGAGAGAAATtcccaagaaatgtaaattcACCTGTAGGTGCACGTATAAATTAAgtaacatatga